From a region of the Hymenobacter jejuensis genome:
- a CDS encoding Na+/H+ antiporter, whose product MPHLELILALLAAVTVLAEVADRLKLPYPILLVLAGMGLGMVPGLPRVALAPDLVFLLFLPPLLYAAAWSTSWPDFKAARRPIGLLALGCVLFTTCLVAVAAHWLLPGFSWPVAFVLGAILSPPDAVAAASATKGLELPRQVVTILEGESLVNDATGLIAYRYALAAVLTGQFVFWQASLQLVWVAVAGTGIGLAIGWAAFWLHRFSRNAVVATSLTFLTPYLAYLAAEAVHVSGVLAVVAAGLFLTRRAAQLFAHQARLQTYAVWNTVVLLLNGLVFILIGLALPTILDDMQEVSAWRALGYGLLISLIVIIGRLLWVYPGTYLPRWLSRSIREREPRPSLPLVTVVAWTGMRGVVSLAAALALPMTLSPGTPFPHRNLILFITFVVIFCTLVGQGLSLVPLIRWLGIRPDGSVEREEINLRLHLANQTVAYLNSPAGADHAPPDVLARMQSRYEIRMERLHNRLAGVRASRLDEKPITQFQQLQEAIIRFERGVLEQLRKEEQTSEEMLRKIENELDLEESRLALDKA is encoded by the coding sequence ATGCCTCACCTCGAACTGATTCTTGCGTTGCTGGCGGCGGTTACCGTGCTGGCCGAAGTAGCCGATCGCCTCAAGCTTCCTTATCCGATCTTGCTCGTGCTGGCCGGCATGGGATTGGGCATGGTGCCGGGTTTGCCGCGAGTGGCCCTCGCTCCCGACTTGGTGTTTCTGCTTTTTCTGCCGCCGTTGCTGTATGCGGCCGCCTGGAGTACCTCGTGGCCCGACTTCAAAGCGGCGCGCCGACCCATTGGGTTGCTTGCGTTGGGCTGCGTGCTGTTTACTACGTGTCTGGTAGCCGTGGCGGCGCATTGGCTACTGCCGGGGTTTAGTTGGCCGGTGGCGTTCGTCTTGGGCGCCATCCTTTCCCCTCCCGACGCCGTGGCAGCGGCCAGTGCCACCAAAGGGCTGGAGCTGCCCCGCCAAGTGGTGACGATCTTGGAAGGCGAGAGCTTGGTAAACGACGCAACCGGACTAATTGCCTATCGGTATGCCCTGGCAGCGGTACTAACAGGACAGTTTGTATTCTGGCAAGCGAGCTTGCAATTGGTGTGGGTAGCGGTGGCCGGCACCGGCATTGGATTGGCAATTGGGTGGGCCGCGTTTTGGCTGCATCGCTTTTCCCGCAACGCGGTAGTAGCCACGAGCCTCACTTTTCTGACGCCTTACCTTGCCTACCTGGCGGCCGAAGCCGTGCATGTGTCGGGGGTGTTGGCGGTGGTGGCAGCGGGCTTATTTCTGACCCGACGGGCTGCCCAGCTATTTGCCCACCAAGCCCGCCTGCAGACCTACGCCGTCTGGAATACCGTTGTGTTGCTGCTCAATGGCTTGGTATTCATCCTTATCGGATTGGCCTTGCCAACCATTCTGGATGACATGCAGGAAGTATCGGCTTGGCGGGCATTGGGCTATGGCCTGCTCATTAGCCTGATCGTTATTATAGGTCGGCTGCTCTGGGTGTATCCGGGCACGTATTTGCCGCGCTGGCTGAGCCGCTCCATTCGTGAGCGCGAGCCGCGGCCATCGCTGCCGTTGGTTACGGTTGTGGCCTGGACTGGCATGCGCGGCGTCGTGTCGCTGGCGGCGGCGCTGGCGTTGCCTATGACGTTGAGCCCCGGCACACCCTTTCCACACCGCAATCTGATCTTATTCATCACCTTCGTCGTGATTTTCTGCACGCTCGTGGGGCAAGGCCTGAGCTTGGTGCCGCTGATTCGCTGGCTCGGCATTCGGCCCGACGGAAGCGTCGAGCGCGAGGAAATTAACCTGCGGCTGCACTTGGCCAACCAAACGGTGGCCTACCTCAACAGCCCCGCCGGCGCCGACCACGCGCCCCCCGACGTGCTGGCCCGCATGCAAAGCCGATACGAAATCCGGATGGAGCGGCTCCATAACCGACTGGCCGGCGTGCGGGCCAGCCGCCTCGATGAGAAACCCATCACGCAGTTTCAGCAATTACAGGAAGCCATCATCCGGTTTGAGCGGGGCGTGCTGGAACAGCTGCGCAAAGAAGAGCAAACCAGCGAAGAAATGCTGCGCAAGATCGAGAACGAGCTGGATCTCGAAGAATCACGTCTCGCTCTCGACAAAGCGTGA
- a CDS encoding MFS transporter — translation MAVAATQPQPLDKLRIFSGKGVQMRTFHITWITFFFCFFGWFGIAPLMPLVREQLGLDKAQVGNIMIASVSATILARLVVGRLCDSLGPRLTYTILLVLGALPVMSIGLSNSYESFLLFRFVIGIVGASFVITQFHTSMMFAPNVVGTANAVAGGWGNLGGGVTNLVMPLVAAAFVGLGFVDKSNSWRLAMVVPGVILLIMAVVYYFYTQDTPKGNFRDMQRQVKDKPKGTFLLALKDYRTWVLALAYGACFGIEITIDNVAALFFVDHYKTTLVMAGALAGVFGFMNIFARGLGGVVSDKVGRVFGMKGKWHLLSALLVLEGLGIALFAQAGSLAMAIAAMLLFALFLKMANGCTYSIVPFVNKKAIGSVSGVVGAGGNLGAMLVGFLFKSATLSYASAFLYIGFGVATIGLIVFLSRLHTSEATETSMELQPA, via the coding sequence ATGGCCGTAGCCGCAACTCAACCGCAACCGCTGGATAAGCTCCGGATTTTTTCGGGGAAAGGCGTGCAGATGCGCACCTTTCACATCACCTGGATCACGTTCTTTTTCTGCTTTTTCGGGTGGTTCGGCATCGCGCCGCTGATGCCGTTGGTGCGCGAGCAGCTCGGCCTCGACAAAGCGCAGGTCGGCAACATCATGATCGCATCGGTTTCGGCCACGATTCTGGCGCGGCTGGTGGTCGGACGGCTGTGCGATTCGCTGGGGCCACGGCTTACTTACACGATTTTGCTGGTGTTGGGCGCGCTGCCGGTAATGAGTATTGGCCTGAGCAACAGCTACGAAAGCTTTCTGCTGTTTCGGTTTGTGATTGGCATCGTGGGCGCGTCGTTTGTGATCACGCAGTTTCACACGTCCATGATGTTTGCCCCCAATGTCGTCGGGACGGCCAATGCCGTGGCGGGCGGCTGGGGCAACTTAGGCGGGGGCGTTACCAACCTAGTAATGCCGCTCGTTGCGGCGGCGTTTGTCGGGCTGGGTTTCGTGGACAAGTCCAATTCGTGGCGGCTGGCGATGGTGGTGCCGGGAGTTATCCTGCTGATCATGGCTGTGGTGTATTACTTCTACACGCAGGACACACCCAAAGGCAACTTTCGCGACATGCAGCGGCAGGTCAAAGACAAGCCGAAAGGCACTTTTCTGCTGGCGCTCAAAGACTACCGCACGTGGGTGCTCGCGCTGGCCTACGGCGCCTGTTTCGGCATCGAAATCACGATTGACAATGTGGCGGCCCTCTTCTTTGTCGATCATTACAAAACGACGCTCGTGATGGCCGGAGCGCTGGCGGGCGTGTTTGGCTTCATGAACATTTTTGCCCGCGGCCTCGGCGGCGTCGTCAGCGATAAAGTGGGCCGGGTGTTCGGCATGAAAGGCAAGTGGCACCTGCTCAGCGCGTTATTGGTGCTGGAAGGTTTGGGTATTGCGCTATTTGCCCAAGCCGGCAGCTTGGCCATGGCAATTGCCGCAATGCTGTTGTTTGCCTTATTTCTCAAAATGGCCAATGGCTGCACGTATTCCATCGTGCCGTTCGTCAATAAAAAGGCCATTGGCAGCGTAAGCGGCGTGGTGGGCGCCGGCGGCAATCTGGGCGCAATGCTGGTAGGCTTTCTGTTTAAATCGGCGACGCTTTCGTACGCCAGCGCCTTTCTCTACATCGGATTCGGGGTAGCCACCATTGGCCTAATCGTGTTCCTCTCGCGGCTGCACACCTCGGAAGCCACCGAAACGAGCATGGAGCTACAGCCCGCTTGA
- the nirD gene encoding nitrite reductase small subunit NirD, translating into MQQEVEVLEAVEWVYVCKTHDVPHNGGACVKVEDEQIAIFNFARRNEWYATQNLCPHKQQMVLSRGMIGSTGDSCEPKVACPFHKKTFSLLSGECLSGDDYQLKTYPIKVVGDRVYIGL; encoded by the coding sequence ATGCAACAGGAAGTAGAAGTACTGGAAGCCGTAGAGTGGGTGTACGTGTGCAAAACCCACGATGTGCCGCACAACGGCGGCGCCTGCGTGAAGGTCGAAGACGAGCAGATTGCCATTTTCAACTTTGCGCGCCGCAACGAGTGGTACGCCACCCAAAACCTGTGTCCGCACAAGCAGCAGATGGTGCTCTCGCGCGGCATGATTGGCAGCACCGGCGACAGCTGCGAGCCCAAAGTGGCTTGCCCCTTTCATAAAAAGACGTTTTCGCTGCTCTCCGGCGAGTGCCTTTCCGGCGACGACTACCAGCTCAAAACCTACCCCATCAAAGTGGTAGGCGACAGAGTGTACATCGGCCTGTAA
- a CDS encoding SusC/RagA family TonB-linked outer membrane protein — protein MKKLFLLFNLLLFTALLQQVVAQNRSISGRVTDRASGQGLPGVTVVVKGTTVGASTNSDGTYALSVPASATALTFSSIGYIAVEKTLGDASTYDVALATDSKQLGEVVVTGALGIQRQQQQVGYATASLDSKELTQARVTNVANGLAGKVSGLQIQTLNNGVNPSPRVTLRGSRSLTGNNEALIVLDGVITTNDVLGALNPDDIASIDVLKGANAAALYGSQASNGALIITTKKGKAGTSQVTFSHTSQFESISFLPKFQKEFGPGSPDWYNNSDNAKAGVFFKPDNTPDTGYGYQYQGFENQQYGPRFDGSVRPFGQALANGDVQQLTYEARPDEKRKFFNTGYQMQNGVTFSGGNDKTKFFASYQNLRNNGIVPKDVFDRNAFRFNASHEIGRLTAGFNISYTQQKANVTSNLDRNTSVYWNVFNTSVMAPLTSYKDYQNDKYSDPSFGYYNAYYFNPYFIIDANRTTDRRNTVQGNIDLSYKLTDWLRVQYRLGTTTTAQSNENTQNKFTLAPGSPKQIASYTGFVQDLSSSLTRINSDLFASMDKTFGDFSVQAILGNNVQQLDSRYDYVASTALAVPVTDAAGVFNLQNRIGNLDGRAARAQTRLYAFYGDLTLGYKDFFYLHGSGRNDNISILDAGNRSFFYPAVDASFVVTNAVQSLKDLSFLDYAKIRGGISKVSQVNLSGATVNGVYNTGGAYQTAATYPLALGFPFPSRASFTAAGQLVQPGLKPEDTRSIETGIELSFLQRRIAAAATYYAQRSTNQTVNTTISGASGYQTLLLNAGEVQNQGVELDLNLTPIRLENGLSVTVGGNFNYNNNKVISLPGDLPQLVLAGSGAAGQTTNADLYAIKGKPFPSLVGTYYQRTDDGRVKMAKVSDPNDPTLQRYVPLIATDTKNFGNTQPKYKYGFNANITYKGLTLSGQGELRTGYVVYNTIGENLDFTGGGQRSVQFGRQDFVYPNSAIPQTDAAGNVTYVPNTTALTPGGSEFWANTPTWNTGVAENYVTSGKFFKIREVSLSYALPTAMVSKIDLVKGASVNIFGRNIFTWVPKSNIYTDPEFSNTAIGSNAIGINTVLQTPPTKFYGATLNVTF, from the coding sequence ATGAAAAAACTGTTTCTATTGTTCAACCTTTTGCTCTTTACAGCCCTGTTGCAGCAGGTTGTGGCGCAAAATCGCTCCATTTCTGGGCGAGTAACTGACCGGGCTTCCGGCCAGGGACTGCCAGGAGTAACCGTTGTTGTGAAAGGCACAACGGTAGGAGCTTCTACCAATTCGGATGGAACGTATGCGTTGAGCGTGCCTGCTTCGGCCACCGCTCTTACCTTCAGCTCCATTGGTTACATCGCAGTAGAAAAGACTCTTGGTGATGCTTCTACTTATGATGTAGCCCTGGCTACCGATTCCAAGCAGTTGGGCGAAGTAGTCGTAACGGGTGCACTGGGTATCCAGCGTCAGCAACAGCAAGTAGGTTATGCTACGGCTTCGCTGGATAGCAAAGAGTTGACCCAAGCCCGCGTTACTAACGTTGCCAACGGCCTCGCTGGTAAAGTGTCGGGTCTGCAGATTCAGACTCTGAACAACGGTGTTAACCCAAGCCCACGCGTAACGCTGCGCGGTAGCCGCTCCTTGACCGGTAACAACGAAGCCCTTATCGTACTTGACGGTGTTATCACCACGAACGATGTGTTGGGAGCTCTTAACCCCGACGATATCGCTTCTATCGACGTACTGAAAGGTGCTAACGCAGCAGCTTTGTACGGTTCGCAAGCTTCTAACGGTGCCTTAATCATCACCACCAAAAAAGGCAAAGCCGGTACTTCGCAGGTTACTTTCTCGCACACTTCGCAGTTCGAGTCGATCTCGTTCCTGCCTAAGTTCCAGAAAGAATTTGGTCCTGGCTCACCTGACTGGTACAACAACTCAGACAACGCCAAAGCTGGCGTGTTCTTCAAACCCGACAATACCCCTGATACAGGCTACGGCTACCAGTACCAAGGCTTCGAAAACCAGCAGTACGGTCCTCGTTTCGACGGTTCGGTTCGTCCTTTCGGTCAGGCTTTGGCTAACGGAGACGTACAGCAACTCACGTATGAGGCCCGCCCAGATGAGAAGCGTAAGTTTTTCAACACTGGCTATCAGATGCAGAACGGCGTAACGTTCTCGGGTGGAAATGACAAAACGAAGTTCTTCGCTTCTTACCAGAACCTGCGCAACAATGGCATCGTGCCGAAAGACGTATTTGACCGGAACGCCTTCCGCTTCAATGCTTCGCACGAAATTGGTCGTTTGACAGCTGGTTTCAACATTTCGTACACGCAGCAAAAGGCTAATGTTACCTCGAACCTGGACCGTAACACCTCTGTGTACTGGAACGTGTTCAATACGTCGGTAATGGCTCCGCTCACGTCGTATAAAGACTACCAAAACGACAAATACTCCGATCCAAGCTTCGGCTATTACAACGCCTACTACTTCAACCCGTACTTCATCATCGATGCTAACCGCACGACTGATCGTCGGAATACAGTACAGGGTAACATTGACTTGTCTTACAAGCTAACTGATTGGTTGCGTGTGCAATACCGTTTAGGCACCACCACTACTGCCCAATCGAACGAGAACACGCAAAACAAGTTCACGCTCGCACCAGGTTCTCCTAAGCAAATCGCCAGCTACACTGGTTTTGTACAAGACCTGAGCAGCAGCTTGACGCGCATCAACTCGGATTTGTTCGCCAGCATGGACAAAACCTTTGGCGATTTCAGCGTGCAGGCCATCCTGGGTAACAACGTTCAGCAGCTGGACAGCCGTTATGACTATGTAGCTTCAACTGCTTTGGCTGTGCCAGTTACGGATGCAGCAGGTGTATTCAACCTGCAAAACCGCATCGGTAACTTAGATGGCCGTGCAGCTCGCGCTCAAACTCGCTTATACGCCTTCTACGGAGATCTGACCCTCGGTTACAAAGACTTCTTCTACCTGCACGGTTCAGGTCGTAACGACAACATTTCTATCCTGGATGCTGGCAACCGCAGCTTCTTCTACCCTGCGGTGGATGCATCTTTCGTTGTTACCAACGCTGTTCAGTCTTTGAAAGACCTTTCTTTCTTGGATTATGCTAAGATCCGTGGCGGTATCTCTAAGGTGAGCCAAGTAAACTTGTCAGGTGCAACCGTCAACGGTGTGTACAACACGGGTGGTGCTTACCAGACTGCTGCTACCTATCCCTTAGCACTAGGCTTCCCCTTCCCTTCGCGGGCATCCTTCACCGCAGCTGGCCAACTGGTTCAGCCCGGTCTCAAGCCTGAAGATACCCGCTCGATCGAAACAGGTATCGAACTCAGCTTCTTGCAGCGTCGGATCGCGGCCGCTGCTACTTACTACGCTCAGCGCAGCACCAACCAAACGGTTAACACAACTATCTCTGGTGCATCGGGTTACCAAACTCTTCTGCTGAACGCAGGTGAAGTGCAAAACCAAGGTGTTGAACTTGACCTGAATCTGACTCCTATTCGCTTAGAGAATGGCTTGAGCGTGACGGTTGGTGGTAACTTCAACTACAACAACAACAAGGTAATTTCGCTTCCCGGCGATTTGCCACAGCTCGTGCTTGCTGGTAGCGGTGCCGCTGGCCAAACTACCAACGCAGACTTGTATGCTATCAAAGGCAAGCCTTTCCCTTCTTTGGTGGGTACCTATTATCAGCGCACCGACGATGGCCGGGTGAAAATGGCAAAAGTGAGTGATCCGAATGATCCGACCCTGCAGCGCTACGTTCCGCTGATTGCTACGGACACCAAGAATTTCGGCAACACTCAGCCGAAGTACAAGTATGGCTTCAATGCCAACATCACTTACAAAGGGTTGACGCTGTCTGGCCAAGGTGAACTCCGCACGGGCTATGTTGTGTACAACACCATTGGCGAAAACCTCGACTTCACGGGTGGTGGCCAGCGCAGTGTACAGTTCGGTCGTCAGGATTTCGTATATCCTAACTCGGCTATTCCTCAGACGGATGCCGCTGGCAATGTCACCTATGTGCCTAACACAACGGCACTGACGCCAGGTGGTTCGGAGTTCTGGGCTAACACGCCAACTTGGAACACGGGTGTAGCTGAAAACTACGTTACCTCAGGTAAATTCTTCAAGATCCGGGAAGTATCGCTGAGCTATGCGTTGCCGACTGCTATGGTATCAAAAATTGACTTGGTGAAGGGTGCTTCGGTGAATATTTTTGGCCGGAATATCTTTACGTGGGTACCGAAATCAAACATCTATACGGACCCCGAATTCAGTAACACCGCTATCGGCAGTAATGCCATTGGTATCAACACTGTTTTGCAAACGCCTCCTACCAAATTCTACGGGGCAACGCTTAACGTAACCTTCTAA
- the cobA gene encoding uroporphyrinogen-III C-methyltransferase: protein MVIPELYIVGAGPGDPDLLTVKAYKVLQTADVILYDNLANKELLDIAPAACETIYVGKQPYSHCTPQEVIHELIQEKAFARGRVIRLKGGDPFIFGRGFEELLYAREHGIPGYYIPGISSMQAIGFEDVPLTHRGVSEGIWVLTGTKKDGTLSEDLRLAMRSNATVVIYMGIKKVCEIAATYVQEGHGEMPVAVIQQASLPHRKLVVGRAKDLPDLVRDNHITHPALIVVGEVVALGHSIPSFDGSQAASWR, encoded by the coding sequence ATGGTAATCCCTGAGTTGTATATCGTAGGTGCCGGTCCTGGCGATCCGGACTTACTTACCGTCAAGGCCTATAAGGTTTTACAGACGGCCGACGTGATTCTGTATGACAACCTAGCTAATAAGGAGTTGCTGGACATTGCGCCCGCTGCCTGTGAAACCATTTATGTTGGCAAGCAGCCCTACAGCCACTGCACGCCGCAGGAAGTCATTCACGAGCTTATCCAGGAGAAAGCATTCGCCCGCGGGCGGGTAATTCGCCTGAAAGGCGGCGACCCTTTCATCTTTGGGCGCGGCTTTGAGGAACTGTTGTACGCCCGCGAACACGGCATTCCGGGGTATTACATCCCTGGCATTTCCAGTATGCAAGCCATTGGCTTCGAAGACGTTCCGCTGACGCACCGCGGCGTTAGCGAAGGCATTTGGGTTCTGACTGGCACTAAGAAAGACGGCACCCTTTCGGAAGACCTGCGCTTGGCCATGCGCAGCAATGCCACCGTGGTTATCTATATGGGTATCAAGAAGGTATGTGAAATTGCGGCTACCTATGTGCAGGAAGGCCACGGAGAAATGCCAGTGGCCGTTATCCAGCAGGCTTCGCTTCCGCATCGCAAGTTGGTAGTGGGCCGGGCCAAAGATTTGCCAGACCTCGTGCGCGACAACCACATCACCCACCCGGCCCTGATTGTGGTAGGAGAGGTAGTGGCCCTGGGGCATTCTATCCCGTCGTTCGATGGTTCTCAAGCCGCGAGCTGGAGGTAA
- the nirB gene encoding nitrite reductase large subunit NirB, which produces MPQPGRPTVVVIGNGMVGYKFCEKLTAKSTSFNLIVFGEEPRAAYDRVHLSAYFNGKTAEDLTLASTDWYQEQGIALHLGDPVQEIDRLEKVVRSRAGLVQPYDYLVLATGSGAFVPDIPGVEKDGVFVYRTIEDLELIKAYAPAARVGAVLGGGLLGLEAAKALMDLGVAETHVVEFAPRLMPRQIDSAGSNMLQTKLLSLGLQLHLQKSTTSIVGNGRIEALAFGDETQLEVDMLVISAGIRPRDELAKLAGLEVGTRGGIVVNDTMRTTDASIFAIGECALHGGMIYGLVAPGYEMAEVAATAICEGERTFTGYDMSTKLKLIGVDVASFGDPFVTEPTSRSIVFEDSHKGVYKRINISTDGKYLLGGVLIGDADAYNLLLQTVTNKIILPPNPEDLLLGARGGEATAGAGVLNLPEEALICSCEAVTKGAICAAVTEQHVTTVDGMKKCNKAGTGCGGCVPLVKDLITGTMKANGQYVKNTVCEHFNFSRQELFDLLKLNSIKTYDEALDTFGKGDGCELCKPAIASILASLWNDVIVKQHTIQDSNDRYLANIQKGGSYSVVPRIPGGEITPDKLIVIGQIAKKYGLYTKITGGQRIDMFGAHVSDLPDIWEELINAGFESGHAYGKSLRTVKSCVGSTWCRFGLHDSVSFAIEVEERYRGIRAPHKFKGGVSGCIRECAEAQAKDFGIIATEKGWNLFVCGNGGSKPQHAQLLATDIDKETCIKYLDRFLMFYIKTADALTRTATWLNKMEGGMAYLKNVVVNDSLGINDQLEAEMQLLINSYHCEWKEVVENPELRRQFAHFVNAPKEKDPSLQFEGMREQVKAKEW; this is translated from the coding sequence ATGCCACAGCCAGGTCGCCCCACAGTAGTTGTGATTGGGAATGGGATGGTCGGGTATAAGTTTTGCGAGAAGCTTACGGCCAAATCCACTTCCTTCAACCTTATCGTTTTTGGCGAAGAGCCGCGTGCCGCGTACGACCGTGTGCATCTGAGCGCTTACTTCAACGGCAAAACAGCCGAGGACCTAACCTTAGCCAGCACCGATTGGTACCAAGAGCAGGGCATTGCGCTGCATTTGGGCGACCCTGTGCAGGAAATCGACCGCCTCGAAAAGGTCGTCCGCTCGCGGGCTGGCCTCGTGCAACCTTATGATTACCTGGTGCTGGCTACTGGCTCCGGCGCGTTCGTACCCGATATTCCGGGCGTTGAAAAGGACGGCGTATTCGTCTACCGCACCATCGAAGACCTGGAGCTGATCAAAGCCTACGCTCCCGCCGCCCGCGTAGGCGCTGTGTTGGGCGGTGGCCTGCTGGGCTTGGAGGCCGCCAAAGCCCTTATGGATCTGGGAGTTGCAGAAACTCACGTCGTGGAGTTCGCCCCACGGCTCATGCCCCGGCAGATTGATTCGGCTGGCAGTAACATGTTGCAAACCAAGCTATTATCGCTAGGTTTGCAATTGCATTTGCAGAAGAGCACTACCAGTATTGTAGGCAACGGGCGCATTGAGGCGCTGGCCTTTGGCGACGAAACCCAGCTGGAAGTTGATATGCTCGTGATTTCGGCCGGCATTCGGCCGCGCGACGAACTGGCTAAGCTGGCGGGCCTCGAGGTAGGAACCCGCGGCGGCATCGTGGTGAACGACACAATGCGCACCACCGATGCCAGCATTTTCGCCATCGGCGAGTGCGCGCTCCACGGCGGCATGATTTACGGCTTGGTAGCGCCGGGCTACGAAATGGCGGAAGTAGCTGCCACGGCCATTTGCGAAGGCGAACGCACCTTCACCGGTTACGACATGAGCACCAAGCTCAAGCTGATTGGGGTGGATGTAGCCAGCTTTGGCGACCCCTTCGTAACCGAGCCTACCAGCCGCTCCATTGTGTTTGAAGATTCGCACAAGGGCGTGTACAAGCGCATCAACATCAGCACCGACGGCAAATACCTGTTGGGCGGCGTGCTGATCGGCGATGCCGATGCTTATAATCTTCTCTTACAAACGGTTACCAACAAGATCATTCTGCCGCCCAACCCTGAGGATCTGCTGCTAGGCGCTCGGGGCGGTGAAGCAACGGCCGGCGCCGGCGTCCTGAATTTGCCGGAGGAGGCCCTGATCTGTTCGTGCGAGGCGGTCACGAAAGGCGCCATTTGCGCAGCCGTAACCGAGCAGCACGTGACCACCGTGGATGGCATGAAGAAGTGCAACAAAGCCGGAACCGGCTGCGGGGGCTGCGTGCCGCTGGTCAAAGACCTGATTACGGGCACGATGAAGGCCAACGGCCAGTACGTCAAGAACACGGTCTGCGAGCACTTCAATTTCTCGCGGCAGGAGCTTTTCGATTTGCTCAAGCTAAACAGCATCAAAACCTACGACGAAGCACTCGACACGTTTGGCAAAGGCGATGGGTGCGAGCTGTGTAAGCCCGCCATTGCCAGCATCTTAGCCAGCTTGTGGAACGACGTCATTGTCAAGCAGCACACCATTCAGGACAGCAACGACCGCTACCTCGCCAACATCCAGAAAGGCGGCTCTTACTCGGTGGTGCCGCGCATTCCGGGCGGCGAAATTACACCCGACAAGCTCATCGTCATTGGCCAGATTGCCAAGAAGTATGGTTTGTACACCAAAATCACGGGCGGCCAGCGCATTGATATGTTCGGTGCCCACGTCAGTGATCTGCCCGACATCTGGGAGGAGCTGATCAACGCCGGGTTTGAAAGCGGCCACGCCTACGGCAAGTCGTTGCGCACGGTCAAAAGCTGCGTGGGCAGCACGTGGTGCCGGTTTGGGCTGCACGATAGCGTGTCGTTTGCCATCGAGGTCGAGGAGCGCTACCGGGGCATCCGGGCACCGCACAAGTTCAAGGGCGGCGTGAGCGGCTGCATCCGCGAATGCGCTGAGGCTCAGGCCAAAGACTTCGGCATCATTGCCACGGAAAAAGGCTGGAACCTGTTTGTGTGCGGCAACGGCGGCTCCAAGCCCCAGCACGCGCAGCTACTGGCCACCGACATCGACAAGGAAACGTGCATCAAGTACCTCGACCGCTTCCTGATGTTCTACATCAAAACGGCCGACGCCCTGACCCGCACCGCCACTTGGCTCAACAAGATGGAAGGCGGCATGGCCTACCTCAAAAATGTGGTCGTCAACGACAGTTTGGGTATTAATGACCAGTTGGAGGCCGAAATGCAGCTGCTGATCAACAGCTACCACTGCGAGTGGAAAGAGGTGGTGGAGAACCCCGAGCTGCGCCGCCAGTTTGCGCACTTCGTGAACGCGCCGAAAGAAAAAGATCCCAGCCTGCAATTCGAAGGAATGCGCGAGCAGGTAAAAGCCAAAGAGTGGTAG